In Papaver somniferum cultivar HN1 chromosome 1, ASM357369v1, whole genome shotgun sequence, a genomic segment contains:
- the LOC113294348 gene encoding autophagy-related protein 101-like, whose amino-acid sequence MNCEVCSLKELEVEHFEIREVLRCILHTIVFHRALGLVRPKDIDSELFEITYVQCGDAELEKKVEEKINQFIGWVEKHPNKKSQICLSFYEVKSKQPTWFSNKPERVYWEQWHINLNVQHPKALTVKSHHSKVVVDPGVSALEERTVRRAALEASLREVLFQIIKFVNEKKDHIPPIPNIEGVTFPYEITLPSSSDSSFGMDMFKRMLQTGHPGILS is encoded by the exons ATGAATTGCGAGGTTTGCTCTCTTAAAGAACTG GAGGTTGAACACTTTGAAATTCGGGAAGTATTACGCT GTATACTACATACAATTGTGTTCCACAGGGCTTTGGGTCTAGTGCGTCCCAAAGATATCGATTCAGAACTATTTGAAATTACTTAT gTGCAATGTGGAGATGCTGAACTCGAGAAGAAAGTAGAGGAGAAGATTAATCAGTTTATTGGATGGGTAGAGAAACACCCCAACAAGAAAAGTCAG ATATGTTTATCTTTCTATGAGGTGAAAAGTAAACAGCCAACATGGTTCAGTAACAAACCTGAACGCGTGTATTGGGAACAATGGCATATCAATTTGAATGTACAGCACCCAAAAGCACTTACTGTCAAGTCTCATCATTCAAAAGTGGTAGTAGATCCAGGAG TTAGTGCACTAGAGGAGAGAACTGTACGCCGTGCGGCTTTGGAAGCATCTCTGCGTGAAGTACTGTTCCAAATAATAAAGTTTGTCAATGAGAAGAAGGATCACATTCCTCCAATACCAAACATCGAGGGTGTTACATTTCCATATGAAATTACTCTCCCAAG CTCATCGGATTCTTCATTTGGAATGGACATGTTCAAGAGGATGCTTCAGACTGGTCATCCAGGAATTCTCAGTTGA